Within the Streptomyces sp. NBC_00353 genome, the region CGTCGTCACACTTGACGTCCGACGCGGCGCTCGTCTTCTCGCCGGTGCCACCGGTGGCGCTGCTGCCGCTGTTGTTGTCCGAACCGCACGCCGTGAGGACCAGGGCGCTGGAGACGGCGAGGGCACCGAGCGCGGTGGCACGAAGCCGGTTCTTGCGCTGAAGCTTCACTTTCGGGTTTTTCCTTCCAGGAGCCGCCGAAGTCTTGTTCGTTCTACGACGGCGTGCGATGTGGTGGGTGGTGCGGCGTTTCGCCGCGCACCGTGCACTGCCGAAATTAGGCAGAACAGGTGAAGCGGCCTACGGGGGAGAGTGAACGGAAGGTGAACCGTGGCGGGCGGTGCGGTGCGGCGCTCGCGCTGCGGTTGCGTGATGTGCGCGGAGCGTGTGGTTACCGGGGGTTGGTGGCCCCTCTGCCGTCAATCGCCGGGTGGCTCAAAAGTGCCGTCGACCGCCGGGCGGGCTCGCATCCGCCGGGCGGTGCCGAAGTGCGCCGGACCGGCTCGAAAGCGCCCTATGCCGTCGGCAGGGCGGTCAGCATTGCGTCCAGCAAGGCGCGGTCGCGGGGCTGGGTGAGGCGGGTGCGGGCCGCTTCCGGGGAGAGCCAGAGGATGCGGTCGACCTCGTCTCCCGGGATGAACGCGCCCTCCGTCGCCTCGGCCGCCCAGTACGTGACTTCCTTGGGACGGCCGTTCGCGACGTACCGGACGGTGGGCAGCGGGGCACCCGGTACGCAGTGGTGCCCGGTCTCCTCAAGGACCTCGCGCAGGGCGGCGTCCCTCGCCGGCTCGCCGCGCTTGAGCTTGCCCTTCGGGTGCGACCAGTCGTCGTAGCGGGGCCGGTGGACCAGGCAGATCTCCAGCTCTCCGGAGTGCGGCGCCCGGCGCCACAGCACGCATCCCGCGGCCTGCACGGTGGTGCCGGTCATGGCGCGGTCACGGCCGCCGCGTACGGCCAGGTCTCCCGGAACACCCCGCGGGCCGCCTCCACCTCGTGCCGCTGGTCGGCGTGGAGCACCCCCAGGGCGTACGCCGTGGCCGGCGCGATCCGGGGTGTGCGGGCCGCCGATGCCGCCGCCGCTGCCGCCTCCGCCGCGTCCCGGTGCAGGTCGAGGGCGTGCCCCGGCGCGGCCAGGACCTCGTCGGGGGCGCCGCGTACCACCTCGTGGGCGTACCGGTGCAGTCGCAGCAGAAGGCGGGTCTGGTGCCAGGGCGCGTCGTACGCCTCGTTGTACGGCTCGACCGCGTCGTCCGACGGGAGCGCGGCCACCGCGCCGAGCAGCCGCTGTTCGGCACGGTCGGCGGGCCCGTGCAGCATCTCGACGGCCGGGGCGTCGGCCGCGGCGGAGAGCGGGACCTCGGAGGCGAGCAGGGCGACGGCGTCGGCGACCGCGTGGAACCGGGACGAGCCGAGCGCCTGGAGCGCCGCCGAGTGCGCGCGGGTCCTGGCGAGGGTCAGCTGCCGCTCCAGCAGCGCCCCGGCCCGCGCCGCGCCGACGTCGAGCGCGGCACGTTCCTTGGCGTGGACGACGGCCTGCTGGGCGGGCTCGTGCTGGGCGGCATCGGTATCGCGGGGTGCGGTGCCCGTGGCCTTCGCCCGGGCCGCGGGCAGCGCGGTGCCCGACAGGGCGTGCAGCGCATCGAGGAGCCGGGTGAGCCGGGTCGCGTACGCGTGCTCGCGGGCCAGGGTGCCGGAGAGCCAGGCCAGTTCCGTACGGAGCTGTTCGGCCCAGCCCGGTTCGAGTGCCGAGCGGAAGGTGTGCAGGGTGCCGCTGATGCGGCGGGCCGACCGGCGCAGGGCGCCGGCGGCCTCTTCGGCGGCGAGTGTCCCGGCGTCCGTGGGGGCGCTGTTCTCGTGGTGCAGCCGCAGGCTCCGCAGGAAGTCCGCGGCCTGTTCCTGCAGGTAGGGGCCGAGGACCGCGCCCGCGGACACGTCCGTCCGGGTCGTCGTCTGGTGGTCAGGGCGTCGCACGCCGGCGCCTCCGGGCGTCAATGAGCATTTCCTGTACGTGCCGCAGCGGCTGGCCGTCCGCGTCCGTGGCGTGCCGGGTCCAGTTCCCGTCGGGACCGAGGTGCCAGGAGGAGGTGGTGTCGGCCATACCTGTCTCCAGGAGTCGGCTGAG harbors:
- a CDS encoding NUDIX hydrolase produces the protein MTGTTVQAAGCVLWRRAPHSGELEICLVHRPRYDDWSHPKGKLKRGEPARDAALREVLEETGHHCVPGAPLPTVRYVANGRPKEVTYWAAEATEGAFIPGDEVDRILWLSPEAARTRLTQPRDRALLDAMLTALPTA
- a CDS encoding CHAD domain-containing protein; the protein is MRRPDHQTTTRTDVSAGAVLGPYLQEQAADFLRSLRLHHENSAPTDAGTLAAEEAAGALRRSARRISGTLHTFRSALEPGWAEQLRTELAWLSGTLAREHAYATRLTRLLDALHALSGTALPAARAKATGTAPRDTDAAQHEPAQQAVVHAKERAALDVGAARAGALLERQLTLARTRAHSAALQALGSSRFHAVADAVALLASEVPLSAAADAPAVEMLHGPADRAEQRLLGAVAALPSDDAVEPYNEAYDAPWHQTRLLLRLHRYAHEVVRGAPDEVLAAPGHALDLHRDAAEAAAAAASAARTPRIAPATAYALGVLHADQRHEVEAARGVFRETWPYAAAVTAP